A region of Selenihalanaerobacter shriftii DNA encodes the following proteins:
- the bshA gene encoding N-acetyl-alpha-D-glucosaminyl L-malate synthase BshA produces the protein MNIGIVCYPTYGGSGVVATELGKQLAKRGHKVHFISYEPPFRLDQYYENIYFHEVEVPSYPLFKFPPYSLALANKIAELVTEEDLDIIHAHYAIPHSLCAYIAKEVKEDSGVKVITTLHGTDITLVGNQSSFENITRFSIESSDGITAVSNQLQQESIEIFDLTEEKIRTIYNFIDTREHMKTEPEEPLKLTSGEEKIITHISNFRDVKNIPDVINIFAAINKEVDSKLLLIGDGPNRHEAKELVAKLNLEDKVHFLGKQDNIVELLSISDLFLLPSKKESFGLVAIEAMACEVPVIASNTGGIPEVIIDGVTGFLAEPGNVKEMADKGIRLLQNEEMYYEFSQNARHRAVTRFSAERIVDEYEEYYYELLNEE, from the coding sequence ATGAATATAGGAATTGTCTGTTATCCAACTTACGGGGGAAGTGGGGTAGTTGCTACAGAATTAGGAAAACAGCTGGCAAAACGAGGACATAAAGTCCATTTTATTAGCTACGAACCCCCTTTTAGATTAGATCAATATTATGAAAATATTTATTTTCATGAAGTAGAGGTCCCATCATATCCTTTATTTAAATTTCCACCATATTCGTTAGCTTTAGCTAATAAGATTGCTGAATTAGTCACTGAAGAAGATTTAGATATTATTCATGCTCATTATGCTATTCCTCATTCACTTTGTGCTTATATTGCTAAAGAAGTAAAAGAGGATTCAGGAGTTAAGGTAATTACTACTCTTCACGGTACAGATATTACGCTAGTGGGGAACCAAAGTTCATTTGAGAATATAACGCGGTTTAGTATTGAAAGCAGTGATGGCATTACAGCAGTTTCTAATCAACTGCAACAAGAAAGTATTGAAATTTTTGATTTGACGGAGGAGAAAATAAGGACTATCTATAACTTTATAGATACTAGAGAACATATGAAGACTGAGCCAGAAGAGCCACTTAAATTAACCAGTGGAGAAGAAAAGATTATTACTCATATATCTAATTTTAGGGATGTTAAGAATATTCCAGATGTTATTAATATTTTTGCAGCCATCAATAAAGAAGTAGATAGTAAATTGCTTTTAATAGGTGATGGACCTAATAGACATGAGGCTAAAGAATTAGTAGCTAAGTTGAACTTAGAAGATAAAGTTCACTTTTTAGGAAAACAAGATAATATAGTTGAATTGTTATCAATTTCAGATTTATTCTTGTTGCCTTCTAAAAAAGAAAGTTTTGGTTTGGTGGCTATTGAAGCTATGGCTTGTGAAGTTCCGGTAATTGCGTCTAATACAGGTGGTATTCCAGAGGTAATCATAGATGGAGTAACAGGTTTTTTAGCTGAACCAGGTAATGTTAAGGAGATGGCCGATAAAGGAATCAGATTACTACAGAATGAAGAGATGTATTATGAATTTTCACAGAATGCTAGACACAGGGCAGTGACTAGATTTAGTGCAGAAAGAATTGTTGATGAATATGAAGAATATTATTATGAATTATTAAATGAGGAATAA